The window CGAACTTTCCTTAACAGAGGGACCTACCGTTTGTTTTCGCCTCCGGTCTTGCATGCGGACCACAGTGCACAGTTGCAGCAACATTATCACTGGGCCAATTCCTCAGAATATTGGAACTCTTACTTCCTTGCAGGAACTCAATCTCAATAGTTATCAACTTGTTGGCTTGATTCCAGTGTCCCTAGCACATATGGAACTTGAGATCCTAGTGTTAAATAATAACATGCTAATGTGTCCAATACCAGAATTTAAGGCTGCCAATGTTTCTTATGATAACAACTTATTTTGTCCACCTGAACCTGGGCTTCAATGTTCCCCTCAAGTTGCTGTACTACTTGATTTTCTGGACAAACTGAATTACCCTTCGTTTCTCATATCTGATTGGGTTGGTGATGAACCATGCACACGCAGCACAGGGTTATGGTTTGGATTGAGCTGCAATTCCAACTCAGAGGTATCTATTATCAATCTATCTAGACACAAGCTAAACGGTACTCTTGAGTCCTTCACTTGCCAAGTTAGATTCACTCCTTGAAATTAGGCTTGTAGGAAACAATATAACCGGTTCAGTTCCCAATAATTTTACCGACTTAAAATCTTTGAGGTTGTTGGACTTAAGTGATAAGAACCTTGAGCCTCCATTACCAAAATTTCATAATGATCTGAAGTTTGTTACTGTGGATAACCTTCTTCTTCCTTATCAAATCAGAGGCAGTCCTAGTCTTATGCCTATTAACAGTTCACCTTCACCACAGAATCCATCACATCCTCCATCTTCTCATGAGTCTCCTGTTCCAGATCAGAGTTCAAGATCAAATCAATCCAAAccaaatgacttgaaaatattcaaaacaGTAGGAATAGTGGCTGGAGTTGCTGTATTTGCAGTTGTAGCTCTTTTGGTTGTTTATCCCTTCCTATGTTGGAGGAAGAACAAAAAAGCCTCCTTGGATGCTCCAAGTTCCATCATGGTTCACCCCCGCGATCCATCTTTTTCAGATAACATGGTTAAAATTGCGGTTTCAAATGCCACTGTAAGTTTGTCAACAAAGACTGGAACAAGTTCTCTGAGTAACATTAGTGGTGAAACTCAAAGCTCTCACATAATTGAGGATGGAAACCTTGTCATTTCTATATAAGTACCACGCAAGGTTACCAATGATTTTGCTTCAGAAAATGAACTAGGCTATGGAGGGTTTGGAACTGTTTACAAGGGAGAACTAGGAGATGGGACAAAAATAGTAGTCAAGAGAATGGAGCATGGGGCTATTAACAGTAAGGCATTGGAGGAGTTTCAAGCTGAAATAGCTGTTCTTTCCAAGGTCCGGCACCGACATCTGGTAGCCCTGTTGGGGTATTCCATTGAAGGCAATGAAAGACTTTTGGTTTATGAATATATGTCTCTTGGAGCTCTAAGCCAACATCTTTTTCATTGGAAAAGCTTGAAGTTGGAGCCTTTGTCTTGGTCACAGAGGCTTGCAATAGCACTAGATGTTGCTAGAGGGATAGAGTACCTTCACAGTCTTGCCCGTCAGACCTTTATTCATCGATCTTAAATCTTCTAATATCTTGTTGGGTGTTGATTTTCGGGCTAAAGTTTCAGACTTTGGTTTGGTGAAGCATGCCCCAGATAGTGAGAAGTCTGTAGCAACCAAGCTGCTGGGACATTTGGATACCTTACCCCTGAATATGCAGGTATGATTTACTTAAAATCACCTCTTCTGACCATGATGTAATTGTAGAAATTGAGCATTCTCTGCATAATGCAATCATTGTACTCTCTTTATATACCAGCATGTAGTTTCTGTTGATTTATATTTAGGTATATTGTTCTTACAATGAAAACACCTTAGTAGTGTGCAAAAGGTTTCTCTTTCTGTGTgcattttaaaaaccaaaagttAACAAGAAAATGATATCTAATTACACGTCATAATGTTTCAAAATTCGTAAGCAATACGATCCTTGTATCCCTTATCTAATAGTTGAGTTCAGACCATTGCAAATATATGATATCTTATCATCTCAATATTCTCAGTTTGATGCGCTTAGATTTGCATACTAAATTAAGTTTCCGTGTGTTTCAGTGATGGGGAAAATCACCACAAAAGTTGTGTTCAGCTACGGAGTGGTGTTGATGGAACTTCTGACCGGACTTGTGAGAGTCGGCCAGAGGAAAGCCGGTGCTTGACCAAATGGTTTTGGCGAATTAAATCGAGCAAGGAGAAGCTGATGGCTGCTATTGATCCAATTCTGGAAGCATCTGAAGAAACTTTTTGAGAGGATAGGCATTGTAGCTGAACTTGCTGGACACTGCACTGCAAGGGAAGCACATCATAGGCCAGATATGGGTCACGCAGTCAATGTCTTGGCAGCATTGGTGGAAAAATGGAAACCAGTTGATGATGAATTAGATTGCTACTCTGGCATTGACTACACAAGACCACTTCCTCAAATGTTGAAGATTTGGAAGGAAGCAGAAAGTGAAGAGTTTAGCTATGCTTATAGTCTTGCAAACAGCAGAAGCAGTATTGCAGCCAGGTCTTCTGGGTTTGCAGACTCTTTTACTTCTGCTGATGCAAGATGACTTAGTGCAATGTTGTGGGTCATGTTGCTGTGTCCTTTTTAAATTTACTTGGATTCACCATGTCTGTGTCTGCAGCCAAGAGGCAAAAATTTTATGTCTTTGGTCTTTGTACTGATTTTGGACACTAAAATACTTCAAAATACCATACAAAGATGTAGATaacataatttctttttctttttatatggcCCTGTAATGAGTCTGCGTGACAAGTTATATTCATCTATGTTATCCTATCCATGCTGTCATAGGAGGtttgattattttgttaaagcttagcaaaatattttttttatctatccgAAGAGTTGCCTGTTATTTTCTACCTGGATGGATAAATTAAATATGGTGTCTCAATACGTTTTTAGGTACTTCAAGTCTTAGAAGCATCTCAAGTGTTTTTTGTTCTAATTGAATCCTCCTGAGAACTACTGGAATATCATGCTACTTGATTGTTGGGTAAAATTTATATTACCCCAAACTTCCATGATCTTATTTTACGATACTTTCCCATCTTCAACAAAACTTTGATGGCATTTCAAGGGAAGAGATTGGAACTAAGATTATTGATCATGTGGGGATCTACATGGAATTTGCATTGTACGCAGATACTTCAGAAATAAATCTGTCATGTTTAAGCATATTCTCATTATCTCATAgtagtaaaaaaagttattctcACTGTCTCATACGCTACGTTTGCACTGCTTTCTTTTAATTAGTAGAATGGAATGAAAAATTTGGAAATAGGGTTAAAAGGCCCGGgaagaaatggaagaaaattaTCTTACTCCTTATTCGGATTTTGGAGTATTGAATGAAGACAATGAAACAggactttattattttattttgaatattaaattattaacgaTAACATTTATAGTTTTGTTTCCTAACAGTAtactctaattttaaaaaataaaaaatgtttattatttcaCATTTACACCGTGTATAATTAATCTCAGATTATTTCTTAAGCATCCATGTTCTAGCTGAAGTATTGCTGATATAagaattattcaaaaaataatacaaatgaaAACATTCCTTTCTAGAATCGCTATTcatgataacaaaaatatagaagCGTAATCCAAGAGAGGGGATTTTTTATTTGCGAGAAGAATGATCCTTCCTGCGTGCAATGCTACACCAACTCAGCTTCCTCACCCTCCAAAATCACCTTCATCAAATTCACTTCCAAATCAAACTCATTCCACTTTTTCTAATACTAACACCAACACCAACCAAGGCCTCTCCCTGAGACACACCACAAAATATAACGACCCCATTGTATCATGGACAACGTCCATAGCTGACTATTGCAAAAGTGGTCACTTGGTAAAAGCTGCTTCCAAATTCGTGCAAATGAGAGAAGCTGCTATTGAACCCAATCACATCACTTTCATCACGTTACTCTCTGCTTGTGCTCACTATCCCTCACGTAGTAGTATCTCCTTCGGAACTGCCATACATGCACATGTTCGCAAACTGGGCTTGGACATCAACGATGTCATGGTGGGCACTGCACTGATTGACATGTACGCTAAATGCGGTCGTGTGGAGTCCGCTAGGTTGGCATTCGACCAAATGGGTGTCAGAAATTTGGTGTCTTGGAACACGATGATTGATGGGTACATGAGGAATGGGAAATTCGAAGATGCCCTCCAAGTGTTCGATGGATTGCCCGTGAAGAATGCTATTTCTTGGACTGCGCTAATTGGTGGGTTTGTGAAGAAAGATTACCACGAGGAAGCTCTAGAGTGCTTTCGAGAAATGCAGCTTTCTGGTGTGGCACCTGATTATGTGACTGTTATTGCCGTCATTGCTGCGTGTGCCAACTTGGGCACACTCGGTCTTGGCTTGTGGGTGCACCGACTTGTGATGACACAAGATTTCAGGAACAATGTTAAAGTTTCCAACTCTTTGATAGACATGTATTCTCGTTGTGGATGCATAGACCTTGCTCGTCAAGTGTTTGATAGAATGCCCCAGAGAACCTTAGTGTCATGGAACTCGATCATTGTGGGTTTTGCTGTTAATGGGCTTGCGGATGAGGCTCTGAGTTACTTCAATTCGATGCAGGAAGAAGGGTTCAAACCAGATGGGGTCAGCTACACAGGTGCTCTAATGGCGTGTAGTCATGCTGGACTAATTGGTGAGGGACTTAGAATCTTTGAACACATGAAGAGAGTTCGTAGAATTTTGCCTAGAATCGAGCATTATGGTTGCCTAGTGGATCTCTATAGTAGAGCAGGTAGGTTAGAGGAGGCATTGAATGTGTTGAAGAATATGCCCATGAAGCCAAATGAAGTGATTTTGGGGTCATTGCTCGCAGCTTGTAGGACTCAGGGGAACATTGGTTTGGCTGAAAACGTGATGAATTATCTTATTGAATTGGACTCTGGGGGAGATTCCAATTATGTGCTTCTTTCTAACATATATGCTGCGGTTGGAAAGTGGGATGGTGCAAACAAGGTTAGGAGGAGAATGAAGGAGCGTGGTATACAAAAGAAACCAGGCTTTAGTTCCATTGAGATTGACTCCAGCATTCACAAATTTGTTTCCGGTGATAAATCTCATGAGGAAAAAGACCATATTTACGCAGCATTGGAGTTTCTGTCCTTCGAGCTGCAATTATGTGGCTATATTCCAGATTTCTCTGGAAAAGAATCTTATGAGGATggttaaattttgtaattgagtTGCACACTCACAGTTAGGTAACAGACCTATTAATTCAGTTCAAAAAAGTAATTGATTATACAAATGCACTCTTTTTACAAGCACACCAATCTACAAACTAGTACTATTTTTTATAACCATATGTACCAGTCTAAATTGCTTATCATTAACtgggaaataaatttgaaaGATTCGATCAAAACTGGTTATATAATAATGAATACAAAGTTAAAACTATGGCCAAGCAAGATACATGTGCATGCTTAATTATCCTTAAGTTGTACGCTTTCTCTCATCAGCAAATACCACGTACAATAAAGTCAAACAATAAAGTCAAACCGACGATGCAAAACTCAATTCCCTTCCATAAACCCTCTCTTCTACTCTCTCAGTCACCTCAAGCTTCCCATGAGTTTTACATGCTCCTAACAAGGCACCCCACAAAGCTTCATCGGGCTTAACCTCCATTCTCAAAATTAACTTCTCTGCTTCCTCCACCTGTCCAACCCTCCCCAACATATCCACCATGCACGTATAATGATGCAATCCAGGTTTAACCCCAAACCTCACCTCCATCATCTTAAGATATTCCCTCCCCTTATCTATAAACCCCCCATGACTGCATGCACTCAAAACTGCAGTAAAAGTCACACCATCTGGCCTCTCCCCCGCCTCCACCATTTTATCAAACAGCTCAAACACCTCCCCACACTTCCCATGCATTCCATAACCCGCCATCATAGTTGAAAACGTAATCTCATTCCTTTGCCACATTCTATCAAACAGCTTGCGTGCATATACCAAATGTCCGCACTTACTATACATGTTTATCAAAGCATTCGAATTTGCCAAATCTAAGCCAAACCCATTAACCAAAACTGCTCCATGGACTTGTTGCCCGAGCCGCAGAGCCGATAAGCCGGCACAAGATTTGAGCACCACGGGTAAGGTGTGACGATCAAAGGGTTTCCGAGCAAGCAACATTTGGCGAAAGATGCAGAGGGATTGGGAGAACAAGTTGAGAGAGGAATAAGCTCTGATGAGAGAGTTAAAGAGGAAAGTGGGTTGGCGAATGGTGAAAGAAAAGAGGATATTGGCTTCGTGCAATTGGGCACAGCAAGCGTAGGAAGACACAAGCTTGCTTCGAATGAAGTCATTGCGTGAAATGCCTAAGGTAATGGTTAGCGCGTGGATTCGTTTTAGATTTTTCAAGTGCTTCGAGGAAGAACAAGCGTCGAGAAGTGTAGCGTAGAAAGGCACGAGTTTGTGAGGCTTAGCCATCATCATATGCACAACAGTGACTCTTTTCGACTTTATGAAagagagatataaaaaaaaatgatcctGTAAACAAATATTGTATGagtaatagtattttttattaatatgggCAGAGAATATTTTACCAGATTTGGTTACGGGTTTCGGGGTACTTTTTGCTCCCATCATTGGGTTTGTTCAATTTGTTATATTGCGTTGGATATTTGGGTACTTTTTTGAAAGTGAAAATGATTCGCTAGCGTCACCTTCGTGACATTGCTGTCATATCTGGCTGGCCCGCGTCAGCAGGGGCATAGATAACAGATATAAGTATATGAATAGAAGCTCTAGGTTAGTTATTGCAGAGAAGGATATCTGCAGATGCATATTTTTGTAGTATTCGGGTGAAAGGAGCAGAACAGATCATGTCACTGTTGTTTCCTGTCCAATCAATGAATGAGCTGTGCGGATAATATTTTAGCACATAAAAAATGCCATCACAATTGTCAAATAGCACTtgcttcttccttttctctcctttaCCATATTTCACTGGTTTTagttaacttaaatttaaatttgcatTTGCATAACGACATTGATTCCAGCCTTAAAAAAGTGCATGCGTTAAATACTgcttaattaacataaaatgagTACAGGAATTAACTAGATGATGACATCTATTCTACTACAATTCATGACTAAAGCACTAATTAAGTTCAACACTCATAATAAACATACACCTGAAAAAGGGGTggaaatacaaagaaaaagaagaagaggaaaataGGTAAAACAAGAGATGAGAAGGAAGATGAGTGcatgtttatatttttcaataaacttATGCCAAAAGCTTGTAGATGTTCACACACTGATAACTAACACTAGGCCAAGAGCAAAAAGCAGGTTCCATAGGTGAGCTTAAGGGGTTTGAGGATTTTTGGGGTTCACACCGTTATGATGCAGCGGATCTGGACCTGAAGGAACCTTCCTTAACTCCCAATTCAGTGGCTTTTCACCATACTTGTTGCTTGATGATCCTCGCAGACTAGCCTTCAGAGCACTAGTTTTCTTATCCTTCAAAACAGGCAGCACCTGCATACACCAGAAGATAAAGTTATAGAAATGTACCCCAGAAACTATGCACCAAAGAAAGATCTTTCTCACGTTATGATCATACAAAAATCACgtgatgagaaaataaaaaagagaaaacccctttgaagtttgaatcacatatatatagagtgACAGACCTTCCTGTTTGGAATGTCCGTAAGACCAGCTGCATTAGCACCAAAGCATTCATATGCAGAACCACAACCTGCAAGTGAACAACAATTATAAGAATGCTATAACACACTCTTATTCCAATATTTGTCACTCAAATCACTATGGTAATTAATAGCAAGAAAAAAGAACATTGACAAACCAGAAGGGTCCCTCATAAG of the Glycine max cultivar Williams 82 chromosome 13, Glycine_max_v4.0, whole genome shotgun sequence genome contains:
- the LOC100792726 gene encoding pentatricopeptide repeat-containing protein At1g05750, chloroplastic is translated as MILPACNATPTQLPHPPKSPSSNSLPNQTHSTFSNTNTNTNQGLSLRHTTKYNDPIVSWTTSIADYCKSGHLVKAASKFVQMREAAIEPNHITFITLLSACAHYPSRSSISFGTAIHAHVRKLGLDINDVMVGTALIDMYAKCGRVESARLAFDQMGVRNLVSWNTMIDGYMRNGKFEDALQVFDGLPVKNAISWTALIGGFVKKDYHEEALECFREMQLSGVAPDYVTVIAVIAACANLGTLGLGLWVHRLVMTQDFRNNVKVSNSLIDMYSRCGCIDLARQVFDRMPQRTLVSWNSIIVGFAVNGLADEALSYFNSMQEEGFKPDGVSYTGALMACSHAGLIGEGLRIFEHMKRVRRILPRIEHYGCLVDLYSRAGRLEEALNVLKNMPMKPNEVILGSLLAACRTQGNIGLAENVMNYLIELDSGGDSNYVLLSNIYAAVGKWDGANKVRRRMKERGIQKKPGFSSIEIDSSIHKFVSGDKSHEEKDHIYAALEFLSFELQLCGYIPDFSGKESYEDG
- the LOC102669448 gene encoding protein CLAVATA 3 produces the protein MASKFIFTTVVLVMLLCLLLMRDPSGCGSAYECFGANAAGLTDIPNRKVLPVLKDKKTSALKASLRGSSSNKYGEKPLNWELRKVPSGPDPLHHNGVNPKNPQTP
- the LOC100779600 gene encoding pentatricopeptide repeat-containing protein At4g16470, yielding MMMAKPHKLVPFYATLLDACSSSKHLKNLKRIHALTITLGISRNDFIRSKLVSSYACCAQLHEANILFSFTIRQPTFLFNSLIRAYSSLNLFSQSLCIFRQMLLARKPFDRHTLPVVLKSCAGLSALRLGQQVHGAVLVNGFGLDLANSNALINMYSKCGHLVYARKLFDRMWQRNEITFSTMMAGYGMHGKCGEVFELFDKMVEAGERPDGVTFTAVLSACSHGGFIDKGREYLKMMEVRFGVKPGLHHYTCMVDMLGRVGQVEEAEKLILRMEVKPDEALWGALLGACKTHGKLEVTERVEERVYGRELSFASSV